In Naumovozyma castellii chromosome 1, complete genome, one DNA window encodes the following:
- the NCAS0A08280 gene encoding uncharacterized protein (ancestral locus Anc_3.279), which produces MLQLLSQIIPENLQEEWFEQMDEKNKKHCSEEFIASLPRVKSKHKNDECPICCCKFSEDKYPLIVELPRCNHRFDLECISVWLSKSVTCPLCRDNVLEHKLNIDTSKTEFEEGWGMYG; this is translated from the coding sequence ATGTTGCAGTTATTGTCGCAAATAATTCCTGAAAATTTACAAGAGGAATGGTTTGAGCAAATGGACgagaaaaataagaaacaCTGTTCCGAAGAATTTATTGCTTCATTGCCAAGAGTTAAATCTAAGCACAAGAATGATGAATGCCCTATATGCTGCTGTAAATTCTCTGAAGATAAATATCCTTTAATTGTCGAACTACCTCGTTGCAATCATAGATTTGATCTAGAGTGTATATCTGTTTGGCTTTCCAAAAGTGTCACTTGTCCTCTATGTAGAGATAATGTACTAGAACATAAATTGAACATCGACACGTCTAAGacagaatttgaagaaggttgGGGGATGTATGGTTGA
- the NUP116 gene encoding FG-nucleoporin NUP116 (ancestral locus Anc_2.610), with protein MFGSSRPAFGSTGQSFNSPNNSTSPFGGVPQQSTASGTPFGMNQQPTTVQNTFNSFGSSAATNSPFGANSTPFGSAQQQPANASTSLFGNANQSVPAMTNQLQNGTTVKPFQPFQEKDNTTQMTNVYQSISCMPEYRNFSFEELRYQDYQKGTKFPNGNTQFSGTTMNNSANMSTGGFGTQTNTATGGLFNQNQPTNTFSAANPNTSFGASNTTGGLFGKTTTGQQGTGMFGQQNNATGNSLFGQQNNNNNTGGGLFGQKTANPFGSNTSSTGTGVFGQQNTTNNNGLFGQQNNQQTSTGLFGQKPQGMFGNNTTQTPGNMFGMNNTNTQQQGSSLFGQNTVNNQPQQNTGLFGQNNMNQQQNNGGHFGQKPQTNSFGNQNQTGGGLFGNQPKPAGGLFGQQGSTGFGNTPNQPSTGLFGQNNSNLAGGSVSNGLFGQNNNTNQAINSGSLFGQSNANQQQSGLFGQKPTTTGLFGANNQQPQPTATGLFGANNNQQQSTTGGLFGNKPQTGGLFGNNTLNNNQNQTAFNSTANTNPPNTGGLFGNKPQTGGTGLFGNTSNSSTNTGGASLFGNNNGTSALGGTGGGLFNNLKPPQTSATTSTQGTGLFGNKSNTTSTTNSGGLFGNNASVSNSGGLFGGSANKPATGLGGGLFSGPPNNINQNQGSLQTQQQLPPQQGANNDPYGTDGLFSRVVVSPSVNNPETPVVSKTTAEPKKKINLLAMYKESPRPLFVPKNMSKHSNKGNRNDEIEKTKMDIISSDRTTKDRNLKTIDLTPDVEDSLFALLESIFHGDYESYKTFIERKRSTQLEQQKPKAQLSSNVNRPSTLNKASSTNVGQSHTGLVETEPKTTEVTNKDQDMAIAIIPSDDKNISIPVTNSLGIHKDDFSYVGDKYYISPSLDTLTSMSYLQLLKVKGLIVGHEDYGKIEFLEPVDLSNISLTSLCGDIIRFSSRTCLVGGSDEATLSQCKGIDVAAKITCYRCYPKDRSTRKIVNNPDHQIVKRHIEKLKRLDGRKYENYNPLTGEYTFSVQHAVSG; from the coding sequence ATGTTTGGATCCTCTAGACCAGCGTTTGGTTCAACTGGCCAATCCTTTAATTCTCCAAATAATAGTACATCCCCATTTGGTGGAGTTCCTCAACAATCAACAGCAAGTGGAACACCATTTGGCATGAATCAGCAACCTACAACTGTTCAAAACActtttaattcatttggATCCTCAGCTGCCACTAACTCCCCTTTTGGTGCCAATAGTACGCCATTTGGCTCCGCCCAACAGCAACCAGCAAATGCTTCGACGtcattatttggaaatgCTAATCAATCTGTACCTGCCATGACAaatcaattacaaaatgGTACCACCGTGAAACCATTCCAACCatttcaagaaaaggaCAATACCACTCAAATGACAAACGTTTATCAGAGTATTTCTTGTATGCCGGAGTatagaaatttttcatttgaagaattaagaTACCAAGACTATCAGAAGGGCACCAAGTTTCCCAATGGGAATACACAATTTTCCGGTACTACGATGAATAATTCTGCGAACATGTCGACTGGTGGTTTTGGCACGCAGACAAATACTGCTACAGGGGGCTTATTTAATCAGAATCAACCTACAAATACTTTCAGTGCGGCAAACCCTAATACATCCTTCGGTGCCAGCAATACTACTGGAGGATTATTTGGGAAGACTACTACTGGGCAACAAGGCACTGGAATGTTTGGTCAACAAAATAATGCTACTGGGAATTCCTTGTTTGGACagcaaaataataataataatactggCGGTGGATTATTTGGACAGAAGACAGCAAACCCTTTTGGCTCTAATACGTCCTCTACAGGTACAGGAGTTTTTGGTCAACAAAATActactaataataatggtttATTTGGTCAGCAGAATAACCAGCAGACCTCCACAGGGTTATTTGGGCAAAAACCACAAGGTATGTTTGGAAACAATACAACCCAAACTCCAGGTAATATGTTTGGTATGAATAACACAAATACTCAACAACAGGGGAGTAGTTTGTTTGGACAAAATACTGTTAACAACCAACCACAACAAAATACTGGACTATTTGGGCAGAATAATATGAACCAGCAACAGAACAATGGCGGTCACTTTGGACAGAAACCACAAACGAACTCATTTGGCAATCAGAATCAAACTGGTGGTGGACTCTTTGGTAACCAACCCAAACCTGCTGGTGGATTATTTGGTCAACAAGGCAGCACTGGATTCGGTAATACTCCAAACCAGCCAAGTACTGGACTATTCGGACAAAACAACAGCAATCTAGCTGGTGGATCTGTATCAAACGGATTATTTGGtcaaaacaacaacaccaACCAGGCAATCAATTCAGGTAGTTTATTTGGACAATCCAATGCTAACCAACAACAAAGTGGTTTGTTTGGTCAGAAACCTACCACCACTGGCTTATTTGGCGCCAATAATCAACAACCACAACCTACGGCAACCGGACTCTTTGGGGCTAATAATAATCAGCAGCAATCAACCACTGGTGGTTTATTCGGAAACAAACCTCAAACGGGTGGTttatttggtaataataCTTTAAATAACAACCAGAATCAAACTGCATTTAATTCAACAGCAAATACGAACCCACCGAACACTGGTGGCTTATTTGGGAACAAGCCTCAAACCGGTGGTACTGGATTATTTGGCAATACTAgtaattcttcaacaaatACCGGTGGAGCTAGTCTTTTCGGAAATAATAACGGTACATCAGCTTTAGGAGGGACAGGCGGTGGTTTGTTTAACAACTTGAAGCCACCTCAAACAAGTGCTACCACCTCCACACAAGGAACTGGGTTGTTTGGAAATAAGAGCAACACAACGTCGACTACGAACTCCGGAGGGCTCTTCGGGAATAATGCCAGTGTATCAAATAGTGGTGGACTATTCGGTGGTTCCGCAAATAAGCCTGCTACTGGTCTTGGGGGTGGATTGTTTTCTGGGCCACccaataatattaatcaAAATCAAGGCTCATTACAAACTCAACAACAGTTACCACCACAACAGGGGGCAAACAATGACCCATATGGTACTGATGGATTATTTTCAAGAGTGGTGGTTTCACCATCTGTTAATAATCCTGAAACTCCAGttgtttcaaaaacaaCGGCAGAACCcaagaaaaaaatcaatttATTAGCTATGTACAAAGAATCACCAAGACCATTGTTTGTTCCAAAGAATATGAGTAAGCATAGCAACAAAGGCAACCgtaatgatgaaattgaaaaaaccAAAATGGATATTATAAGTTCTGATAGAACAACAAAAGACagaaatttgaagactATCGATCTAACGCCAGATGTAGAGGACAGCCTGTTTGCATTGTTGGAGTCAATCTTTCATGGCGACTATGAGAGTTATAAGACTTTTATTGAACGCAAAAGATCCACCCAATTAGAACAGCAAAAACCGAAGGCACAATTATCAAGCAATGTTAATCGACCTTCAACCTTGAACAAGGCTTCTTCTACGAATGTCGGACAATCGCATACGGGCTTGGTTGAAACTGAACCTAAAACCACTGAAGTTACCAATAAGGATCAAGATATGGCCATCGCAATTATTCCTTCTGACGATAAAAATATATCCATCCCTGTTACTAACTCCCTAGGTATACATAAGGATGATTTCTCATATGTTGGCGACAAATATTACATATCACCCTCACTAGATACGTTGACTTCTATGTCATACCTACAGTTACTAAAAGTGAAAGGACTAATTGTTGGCCATGAAGATTATGgtaaaattgaatttctAGAACCCGTTGATCTAAGTAATATTTCCCTTACTTCACTTTGTGGCGATATTATTAGATTTTCATCTAGAACATGTTTGGTTGGTGGTAGTGATGAGGCTACGTTGAGCCAATGCAAGGGCATTGATGTTGCAGCAAAAATTACGTGTTATCGTTGCTATCCAAAAGATAGAAGCacaagaaaaattgtaaataatCCAGATCATCAGATTGTTAAGAGACATatagaaaaattgaagagacTTGATGGTAGAAAATACGAAAATTATAATCCTTTAACCGGGGAATATACATTCAGCGTTCAGCATGCTGTGTCAGGTTAG
- the CSM3 gene encoding Csm3p (ancestral locus Anc_2.612), translating to MDMDDDPTSIILNHDLPAAVDPTVISTNTDPTAILTTTRRTQVKLTAERLLSERGLPYIMKNAPKRIRISKRKSGYDNLTNIIQFYQLWAHELYPKAKFNDFLKLCQTLGKTDRELREYRTNLFMMEMDKTRMGDGSAMETTLSTQQLPQGITHSTSSIGEDSGVAHINAVEQRSLFVTDPNMTATDVEKATERTGILESHNSQPEAASAVAPEEKGSNDSDDELYSISLNKSRNQTVLPDDDDEEEADTQIPEKHNMESTQIIGSKEQNILSGEERIDEELEMMKELQNQQLQTQRIVETPLEDDFEEDEDAMEAMKEYGF from the coding sequence ATGGATATGGACGATGACCCAACAAGCATAATATTGAACCATGATTTGCCTGCCGCGGTAGATCCGACTGTAATCAGTACAAATACGGATCCAACGGCAATTCTCACGACTACACGTAGAACGCAAGTGAAATTAACCGCTGAAAGATTATTAAGTGAAAGGGGCTTACcatatataatgaaaaatgcaCCAAAGAGGATAAGGATTAGTAAAAGGAAGTCTGGATACGATAATCTGACtaatataatacaattCTATCAACTATGGGCACACGAGTTATACCCAAAAGccaaatttaatgatttcttaaaattaTGTCAAACGTTGGGGAAGACTGATAGAGAACTGAGAGAGTATAGAACAAACTTGTTTATGATGGAAATGGATAAAACAAGAATGGGAGATGGATCTGCCATGGAAACTACCTTATCTACACAGCAACTTCCGCAGGGTATTACACATTCGACAAGTAGTATAGGAGAGGACTCTGGTGTAGCACATATTAATGCAGTTGAACAACGATCTCTCTTTGTTACTGATCCAAATATGACAGCTACAGACGTCGAGAAGGCTACAGAACGAACTGGAATTCTCGAGTCTCACAATAGTCAGCCAGAAGCAGCTTCTGCTGTAGCTCCGGAAGAAAAAGGTAGTAATGACAGTGACGATGAGttatattcaatatctCTCAATAAATCAAGAAACCAGACTGTATTGCCggatgacgatgacgaagaagagGCAGACACGCAGATACCGGAAAAGCATAATATGGAAAGCACACAAATAATTGGTTCAAAGGAGCAGAACATATTATCCGGAGAGGAGAGGAtcgatgaagaattggagATGATGAAAGAACTACAAAATCAACAGTTACAGACCCAAAGAATCGTAGAGACTCCGTTGgaagatgattttgaagaggatgaagatgctaTGGAAGCCATGAAAGAATATGGGTTTTAA
- the POL32 gene encoding DNA polymerase delta subunit POL32 (ancestral locus Anc_1.470), whose amino-acid sequence MRGSVQIGKQSKKSLNIEHCIRCPPQEMAEEKINSYINEKLLTEVKPVLFTDLISQFKLGPSKAKKSMYSYYKFTSTSNVNFNCILMCCYKDGTVKLRSDLNNATNEMDEEQDNLTDCFIYAFNPMEEFIPVNSVIEQMNALTIRNPFKLATSTLEEVKPIQPQMRSKTTDASGSSSSKTTHISSRSNTLPESKVESNVAGKIGKKPTSKSKSMGLQSTALLSKMREAREARETERQLELRKRREDAIQKRTKSDPKRKAQMDELNKLFVDDEDEDEDEEEVEIKETATESDHHPVDMENIVAEQNNINEKDEQGSGTGTRVSSSKIATTNVSELEELLNTTTEDSILEIKKDGEKPNDREEKPFTSSSYVDEDGYIVTKRPATSTPPQPAKKRQTHSVNTIKSKRPASVKKKQGSIESFFKRS is encoded by the coding sequence ATGAGAGGTTCTGTACAAATTGGTAAGCAAAGTAAAAAGAGCCTAAACATCGAACATTGTATAAGGTGCCCCCCTCAAGAAATGGCTGAAGAGAAGATTAACAGTTACATCAATGAGAAACTGCTTACTGAAGTGAAGCCAGTTCTGTTCACTGATCTGATAAGTCAATTCAAATTAGGACCTTCTAAGGCGAAGAAATCAATGTATTCTTATTATAAATTCACATCAACTTCTAATGTGAACTTCAATTGTATACTAATGTGCTGTTACAAAGATGGAACAGTAAAGCTGAGAAGTGATTTAAACAATGCAACTAACGAAATGGATGAGGAACAAGATAATCTCACGGATTGTTTCATTTATGCCTTCAATCCCatggaagaatttatcCCAGTTAATTCTGTTATCGAGCAGATGAATGCATTGACTATCAGGAATCCATTCAAACTAGCCACATCAACTCTAGAAGAGGTGAAGCCAATACAACCACAAATGAGATCTAAGACAACTGATGCAAGCGGCTCCTCCAGTTCTAAAACAACGCATATTAGTTCAAGATCCAACACTTTGCCTGAATCAAAAGTTGAGAGTAATGTCGCTGGGAAAATTGGCAAGAAGCCAACGTCTAAGAGTAAGAGCATGGGATTACAGTCGACAGCGTTGTTGTCTAAAATGAGAGAAGCAAGGGAAGCTAGGGAAACAGAAAGGCAATTGGAGTTACGTAAAAGGAGAGAAGATGCTATTCAGAAGCGAACCAAGAGTGATCCAAAGAGAAAGGCACAaatggatgaattaaataagTTATTTGTTGATGACGAGGACGAGGACGAGGACGAAGAGGAGGTTGAAATCAAAGAGACAGCTACTGAGAGTGACCACCACCCTGTAGATATGGAGAATATTGTAGCGGAACAGAATAATATAAACGAAAAGGATGAACAAGGGAGTGGTACGGGGACTAGAGTTTCTAGTTCTAAGATAGCCACGACAAATGTCTCAGAGTTGGAGGAACTACTGAACACTACAACGGAGGACTCTATTttagaaattaaaaaagatGGAGAGAAACCAAATGATAGGGAAGAGAAACCATTTACTAGTTCATCATATGTTGACGAGGATGGATACATCGTAACCAAACGTCCTGCAACGTCAACCCCGCCACAACCCGCCAAAAAACGACAGACACATTCAGTCAACACCATCAAAAGTAAGAGACCTGCATcagtgaagaagaagcaagGGTCCATAGAGAGCTTCTTTAAGAGATCATAG
- the VMA3 gene encoding H(+)-transporting V0 sector ATPase subunit c (ancestral locus Anc_1.469) — MSDLCPVYAPFFGAMGCAAAIIFTSFGAAYGTAKSGVGICATCVLRPDLLFKNIVPVIMAGIIAIYGLVVSVLVCYSLGQKQALYTGFIQLGAGLSVGLSGLAAGFAIGIVGDAGVRGTSQQPRLFVGMILILIFAEVLGLYGLIVALLLNSRATQDVVC, encoded by the coding sequence ATGAGTGATTTGTGTCCAGTTTACGCTCCTTTCTTCGGTGCCATGGGTTGTGCCGCAGCCATCATCTTCACCTCTTTTGGTGCTGCTTACGGTACCGCTAAATCAGGTGTTGGTATTTGTGCCACATGTGTCTTAAGACCCGACCTATTGTTTAAGAACATTGTTCCTGTCATTATGGCTGGTATTATTGCCATTTACGGTCTAGTTGTTTCTGTTCTGGTTTGTTACTCTTTGGGTCAAAAGCAAGCCTTATACACTggtttcattcaattggGTGCTGGTCTTTCTGTCGGTCTAAGTGGGTTGGCAGCAGGGTTCGCTATCGGTATTGTCGGTGATGCAGGTGTTAGAGGTACTTCTCAACAACCAAGATTATTTGTTGgtatgattttgattttgattttcgCAGAAGTTTTGGGTCTTTACGGTTTAATTGTTGCCTTACTTTTGAACTCTAGAGCTACTCAAGATGTTGTTTGTTAA
- the URB2 gene encoding ribosome biogenesis protein URB2 (ancestral locus Anc_1.467) translates to MIEIPQSTEGLTKLLRSKDISIEEILEIASKLDALQFYFPNKEIFLLELIQDRWNDQKLVEFKRNYKVWELYNHTWVKITDLSVKKKLFKTLKFVPFLMQTLRLSDLQTVPFLHELKNMCTLINSTLTVDVSFENACKILAGVLNLINSVSEKDLDVKERNDLILQIINLTDLDSITDVTTKTAITYHTYLLLPTLNYMSRFHNEINDEPSEALTRYMQLFLFDQQLDPTKLLEKFIRTNKDSVTMEVANELFQKSISFLSKQNFKQLELIFTLIMDVQPLAAPNLLRELSLSKKTMSQQFLEELLDKQMQISEANKSYNYDFWSLLSHILDLDIEIGIKHMDRLLDLIIQQRASSMEETIIIWTKIINCHANARELLQFLEKLQKYCKKVGTTSMFFIRDKEFANEISRNIPGLSIRQMVVWFDNLFDSLQRDSTEVVEYQLLKTCLQGLPHLSYIILPELKNEMLKIFNIQLDTNIKQWELRYLIMEVYDDIIPQNVLESLSLEDLAAQLSQSSDRLEVFYYFFKLREYKEFDLTPVIGKFMSYLGSLTKDDKSLIIISLFSNWSSLINVTFSRENIEQLIDILLASEGAKHLDALFFDDDFFEEENIINVLVDKMAELYETDIALQYLTKIPIQSFNKNVRVRLINNICSKDTVTDLGVKVLLHLLSSPTFKSNVENDPTLLYSLLSHASLSTLLSINSVFEKIWVNHVSQYKEDVSQTFFDSVLKLVTKGLEEENFNKTYFDMAFMIIKFTKKDVDINTLSETYFQRTLHKVNELVDNSNGNDLLSSLLKSLYLIFRESLRKENFKQSVLEIISRLMGNYKGAVSDIDTTLLSNIFLLYSVFYEGKLEYIIAHYMVLREVGTDKQVILPGLEDAIVRSLEENMSDFNGSLISTINALNDGKTPFTQSLLEIYNTQIKMISKTNVIAIHLFVKSISSLYTNLKYFVENTEIILGIFDTLRDLLISKPWMFSQYCIEQLFPLCILLNSLVMKNSDVIEKVFTSCTKLISNVLLIHRVKLTNRHHLVNSFLCQYLEFLSHSRENKLASPAAKSLSRLIVNFAEPANISTSQENHKHKLNSKINMAKHSLRKHIPILLVKYIHLSVHTPFEESIRKELLAATYSIFDLLSPIELNTINGMLDNTGNQYFKSLYAEYKKRGRWNED, encoded by the coding sequence ATGATAGAGATTCCGCAGTCAACTGAGGGTTTAACTAAGTTATTGCGTTCCAAAGATATTAGCATAGAAGAAATTCTCGAAATTGCATCCAAACTCGATGCTTTACAATTTTATTTCccaaataaagaaatattcttattagAATTAATCCAGGATAGGTGGAATGATCAAAAATTGGTTGAATTTAAAAGGAACTACAAAGTGTGGGAATTATACAATCATACATGGGTCAAGATTACAGATCTATCtgtcaagaagaaattgttcaaGACCTTGAAGTTCGTTCCCTTTTTGATGCAAACCTTACGCTTGTCTGATTTACAAACTGTTCCTTTTCTCCatgaattgaagaatatgtgcactttaattaattctACTTTAACTGTGGATGTTTCCTTTGAGAATGCATGCAAGATATTAGCTGGAGTCCTAAATTTGATCAACAGTGTTTCCGAGAAAGATTTAGATgtgaaagaaagaaatgaCTTAATTCTTCAGATTATTAATCTGACAGATTTAGATTCCATCACAGATGTTACTACTAAGACAGCTATTACTTATCACACATACCTGTTACTGCCCACTTTGAATTATATGAGTAGATTCcataatgaaataaatgatgaacCATCCGAAGCCTTAACAAGATATATGCAACTTTTTCTATTTGATCAACAATTAGATCCAACAAAGCTTCTAGAAAAGTTTATTAGAACAAATAAAGATTCCGTTACTATGGAAGTTgctaatgaattatttcaaaaatcaATATCCTTCTTATCTaaacaaaatttcaagCAATTAGAGCTCATTTTTACTTTAATTATGGATGTGCAACCATTAGCAGCTCCTAATTTGTTACGtgaattatcattatcaaagaaGACCATGTCACAACAATTTCTGgaagaattattggataaaCAAATGCAGATTTCTGAAGCGAATAAGTCATACAATTACGATTTCTGGTCACTATTATCGCACATTCTGGATTTAGACATTGAAATTGGGATTAAACATATGGACAGGCTGTtagatttaataattcaacaAAGGGCGTCAAGCATGGAAGAAACCATTATTATATGGACcaaaatcattaattgtCATGCAAATGCTAGAGAATTATTACAATTTTTGGAGAAACTacaaaaatattgtaaGAAGGTGGGAACAACTTCCATGTTCTTCATCAGGGACAAAGAATTCgcaaatgaaatttctagAAACATCCCTGGATTGTCTATTAGGCAAATGGTAGTTTGGTTTGACAATTTATTCGATAGTCTTCAACGTGACTCCACCGAAGTCGTTGAATATCAACTCCTGAAGACCTGTCTGCAAGGCTTGCCTCATCTCTCATACATTATTCTTCCTGAActgaaaaatgaaatgctaaagatatttaatattcaacTAGACACCAACATCAAACAATGGGAATTGAGGTACTTAATCATGGAGGTTTATGACGATATTATTCCCCAGAACGTGTTGGAATCATTAtctttggaagatttagCGGCTCAATTGTCACAGTCCTCTGATCGTTTGGAGGTTTTCTATTACTTCTTCAAGCTGAGGGAATATAAGGAGTTCGATCTAACGCCAGTTATTGGCAAATTTATGAGCTATCTGGGAAGCCTCACAAAGGATGATAAAAGTTTAATAATCATCAGTTTGTTTTCTAATTGGAGCTCATTAATTAACGTAACTTTTTCCAGGGAGaatattgaacaattaaTAGATATTTTACTGGCTTCTGAAGGCGCTAAGCACTTAGATGCTCTATTTTTCGATGATGACTTCTTTGAGgaggaaaatattattaatgtttTAGTTGATAAAATGGCAGAATTATATGAAACAGATATTGctcttcaatatttaacTAAAATTCCTATTCAATCTTTTAATAAGAATGTCAGAGTCAGATTAATCAATAACATTTGCTCAAAAGATACTGTTACAGACCTGGGTGTGAAAGTTCTATTGCATTTATTATCAAGTCCAACATTTAAATCCAATGTTGAAAATGATCCAACTTTGTTATATAGTCTGCTTTCCCATGCATCATTAAGCACATTACTTTCTATTAATTctgtttttgaaaagatttgGGTAAATCATGTTTCACAGTACAAAGAGGATGTTTCTCAAACTTTCTTTGACTCTGTTTTGAAACTTGTTACAAAGGGActagaagaggaaaatttcaataaaacGTATTTTGATATGGCATTcatgataataaaatttacaaaaaagGACGTTGATATCAACACTTTGAGTGAAACCTACTTCCAGAGGACTTTACATAAAGTTAACGAACTTGTGGATAATTCTAACGGAAATGATCTCTTATCCAGTTTACTGAAGTCACTATATCTAATCTTTAGAGAATCTCTTCGTAAGGAAAACTTTAAACAGAGCGTGCTTGAAATTATTTCCAGACTAATGGGAAACTATAAAGGTGCTGTCTCAGATATCGATACCACATTACTTTCAAATATCTTCCTGTTATACTCAGTCTTTTATGAAGGTAAATTGGAGTACATCATTGCACATTATATGGTGTTGAGAGAAGTAGGAACTGATAAACAAGTGATTCTACCAGGTTTGGAAGATGCTATTGTGAGAAGTTTGGAAGAGAATATGTCAGATTTTAATGGTTCATTAATTTCTACAATAAATGCATTAAATGATGGTAAAACGCCTTTTACGCAGAGTTTATTGGAGATTTATAATACCCAAATTAAAATGATCTCAAAAACAAATGTAATTGCAATTCATTTATTCGTGAAGTCAATAAGTTCCCTGTATACCaacttgaaatatttcGTGGAAAATACTGAGATTATCCTTGGTATATTTGATACCCTAAGAGATTTACTGATTTCTAAGCCTTGGATGTTTTCCCAGTATTGCATTGAACAATTGTTCCCGTTGTGCATACTGTTGAATTCACTAGTCATGAAAAATTCAGATGTGATTGAAAAAGTGTTTACTTCTTGCACTAAGCTTATCTCAAATGTTCTTTTAATACATCGTGTAAAATTGACGAACCGTCATCACCTCGTCAATTCATTCCTTTGTCAATATCTCGAATTTTTATCACATTCAAGAGAGAATAAATTAGCATCACCAGCAGCAAAATCTCTTTCTAGATTAATTGTGAACTTTGCTGAACCAGCTAATATCTCTACATCTCAAGAAAATCACAAACATAAActaaattccaaaatcaaCATGGCAAAGCATTCTTTGAGAAAGCATATCCCTATTTTACTGGTTAAATACATTCATTTATCCGTTCATACTCCATTCGAAGAATCGATTAGAAAAGAATTGCTAGCTGCCACTTATTCAATCTTTGATCTACTTTCTCCTATTGAATTGAACACGATCAATGGAATGTTGGATAACACAGGAAATCAGTATTTCAAGTCTTTATATGCTGAATATAAAAAGAGAGGAAGATGGAATGAAGATTAG